In one Halichondria panicea chromosome 4, odHalPani1.1, whole genome shotgun sequence genomic region, the following are encoded:
- the LOC135334705 gene encoding sushi, von Willebrand factor type A, EGF and pentraxin domain-containing protein 1-like translates to MKKLQGDCVFWLVLLTGAAQLLLVCGEGSPDNTIRCPSDSVMAPINGMVSYSSPVENGSYVFGTVATFSCSPGFGLDGTSTRTCETEQGTFSGTTPSCIAIICSALPGIVNGMIIYFGNTTEPYDYRTTVRYQCHKGYAVKRGDSERTCTNTDDGRSSEGQWSGTAAVCSALCDDITLTNGWVTYDPTASSRLEGTTATHNCNSSYVLSGERERICQSDRTWSGEIVTCNATICPPLADSPYGSLFYSPNKSPYLYGTQATYTITCPPGQNRSRGNDVRICVGDGRSTVGAWTGTAPICAATIDIDECSGTAHGCDHICTNTPESYTCDCNSGYRLAADGRGCDDIDECTTVPNNNCDQVCTNTEGSFTCGCDAGYALDSDRTSCSAITCSAVPSIENGMVVYSSDTTSPYDYGTTATCECNPGYELTSGNKKRVCTKSGMNSEGIWNGTMPTCSVIAVSCGSPPPVMNASPGTPTPGTTYQGTVIYTCDIGYEVSTGITTATATCMADRTWGPLLTCQLVDCGSPPPGINASPGTPPSTTYRGTVTYTCNSGYEVSNRVTTATATCMANGIWEPLSTCTIVGCGDPPTSPNGSPGTPTSTTFGGTVSYTCNNRYYMSGSATVTCEASGNWSTRPTCSAICNDLQIENGDINYYPDTTPRTKETIALYSCVSGNKLSGVSIRSCVDGRNGMGGVWTGSMPSCIAICNSLILAHGVISYSSSTTPRLEGTVAIHSCDEGYGLSHNGRIRTCQPDRTWSGEDITCQRKHWVSGAPLSLMLRMGPSILVVLLHHMTMKQQLHINATMDMY, encoded by the exons ATGAAGAAGTTACAAGGTGACTGTGTCTTCTGGCTGGTCCTTCTGACTGGAGCTGCTCAGCTCTTActagtgtgtggagagggttcACCTG ACAACACCATTCGATGTCCCTCTGACTCAGTGATGGCTCCTATTAATGGGATGGTCTCATACTCTAGTCCAGTGGAAAATGGCAGTTATGTTTTTGGAACTGTGGCCACCTTTTCCTGCTCACCTGGTTTTGGTCTTGATGGTACCTCAACTAGAACATGTGAGACTGAACAGGGAACATTTAGTGGCACAACCCCATCTTGTATAg CAATTATCTGCTCTGCTCTGCCCGGTATTGTGAATGGGATGATTATCTACTTTGGTAACACAACTGAGCCTTATGACTATAGAacaacagttaggtatcagtGCCATAAAGGGTATGCAGTAAAAAGAGGAGACAGTGAGAGGACCTGTACTAATACTGATGATGGTAGGAGTTCAGAGGGACAATGGAGTGGAACTGCTGCAGTTTGTTCTG CTCTCTGTGATGACATCACCCTCACCAATGGATGGGTGACCTATGACCCAACCGCTTCTTCAAGATTGGAAGGAACTACGGCCACTCACAACTGTAATAGTAGTTATGTTCTCTCTGGTGAACGTGAGAGAATATGTCAGTCGGACAGAACGTGGAGTGGAGAAATTGTTACATGCAACG CCACCATCTGTCCACCTCTTGCTGACTCTCCCTATGGCTCACTATTCTACTCTCCAAATAAATCCCCATACTTATATGGAACACAAGCGACGTACACTATCACATGCCCTCCTGGACAGAATAGGAGTAGAGGAAATGATGTAAGGATTTGTGTGGGTGATGGACGTAGTACCGTGGGGGCGTGGACTGGAACTGCTCCTATCTGTGCAG CTACTATAGACATTGATGAATGCTCTGGTACTGCTCATGGCTGTGATCATATCTGCACCAACACTCCTGAATCATACACCTGTGACTGCAACTCAGGATATCGACTTGCTGCTGATGGAAGAGGAT GTGATGACATTGATGAGTGTACTACTGTACCCAATAATAACTGTGACCAAGTGTGTACCAACACTGAGGGATCGTTCACCTGTGGATGTGACGCAGGATATGCGCTGGACAGTGATAGAACATCGTGTTCTG CAATCACCTGCTCTGCTGTCCCTTCTATTGAGAATGGGATGGTTGTCTACTCCAGTGACACAACTTCCCCTTATGACTATGGAACAACAGCTACGTGTGAGTGTAACCCTGGGTATGAGCTAACAAGTGGAAACAAAAAGAGAGTCTGCACTAAATCTGGTATGAATTCAGAAGGTATTTGGAACGGAACCATGCCTACTTGTTCAG tAATAGCTGTTTCCTGTGGCTCTCCTCCCCCTGTTATGAATGCATCTCCTGGAACACCCACTCCTGGCACAACCTACCAAGGGACAGTGATCTACACCTGTGACATTGGATATGAAGTCTCCACTGGAATCACCACAGCAACGGCTACTTGTATGGCTGACAGGACCTGGGGACCTCTACTAACTTGTCAAC TTGTGGATTGTGGTTCTCCTCCCCCTGGTATAAATGCATCTCCTGGAACACCACCATCAACAACCTACCGAGGGACagtgacctacacctgtaacagtGGGTATGAGGTCTCCAATAGAGTTACCACGGCAAcagctacatgcatggctAATGGAATCTGGGAGCCTCTATCAACTTGTACAA TTGTGGGTTGTGGTGATCCTCCCACTAGTCCCAATGGATCTCCTGGTACACCAACCAGCACAACATTTGGAGGGACAGTGTCTTACACGTGTAACAATAGATATTACATGTCGGGATCAGCCACTGTGACTTGTGAGGCTAGTGGGAATTGGAGTACAAGACCAACTTGCTCAG CTATCTGCAACGACCTTCAAATTGAAAATGGTGACATCAACTATTATCCTGATACCACACCGAGAACAAAGGAAACCATTGCCTTGTACTCGTGTGTGTCTGGTAACAAACTTTCTGGTGTGAGCATTAGGTCCTGTGTGGACGGTCGTAATGGAATGGGTGGTGTGTGGACTGGATCAATGCCAAGCTGTATAG CAATCTGTAATAGTCTGATCCTCGCCCATGGAGTAATCAGCTATAGTTCATCTACTACTCCCAGACTGGAGGGAACTGTGGCTATACACAGCTGTGATGAGGGATACGGACTGTCTCATAACGGGAGAATAAGAACATGTCAGCCTGACAGGACATGGAGTGGAGAGGACATCACTTGCCAACGTAAACATtgg GTATCAGGTGCTCCGCTCTCCCTAATGTTACGAATGGGTCCATCTATTCTAGTGGTACTACTGCACCATATGACTATGAAACAACAGCTACATATCAATGCAACTATGGACATGTATTAA
- the LOC135335119 gene encoding uncharacterized protein LOC135335119, producing the protein MISLSPDDIPDYDLGTEATYTCEAGFYLEGSEVRVCMDDDGMDTIGVWSGQQASCVLVPPPVRSVLFQLRLTNINNCPDWVDQDGRIEAVMSTFAAKMESHCGCGFSSMVMTAPLFRCFPGSSTAVTFRATLTDSRLLTPIQDWIQTNGFIPIQNVLIEVDKSCPVEISSLADTECTNQPTAAGSSDITAVVGGVVGGVVGVVIVVVVGIVIIVIAVLVFKSRRENSKLAVHRRTKPDLPPVSLKGVVNTGEIQSYDMMEMGHEYEEVSKFQRAVDGEYEIIGAPSQTTGSDSKTPIKTESSPPTPPTPPTPQPSEVTKAPGNDIEFTECVAYSTTTHSRPPQPTGL; encoded by the exons ATGATTTCCCTTTCTCCTGATGACATCCCTGACTATGACCTGGGAACTGAGGCAACCTACACTTGTGAGGCTGGGTTCTATCTTGAGGGTAGTGAGGTACGAGTGTGtatggatgatgatggaatGGACACcattggagtgtggagtggtcaGCAGGCTAGCTGTGTTC TCGTCCCCCCTCCTGTACGCTCAGTGTTGTTCCAACTcagactcaccaacatcaACAACTGTCCTGACTGGGTG GACCAGGATGGGAGGATAGAAGCTGTGATGAGCACGTTTGCTGCCAAGATGGAGAGTcactgtgggtgtggcttctcAAGCATGGTCATGACTGCCCCTCTCTTCCGCTGCTTCCCTGGGTCAAGCACAGCTGTCACATTCCGAGCCACTCTAACCGATTCCAGGCTCCTCACTCCCATACAGGACTGGATACAAACCAATGGATTCATTCCCATTCAGAATGTACTGATTGAGGTGGACAAGTCTTGTCCGGTGGAGATATCGAGCCTTGCAGACACAGAGTGCACCAATCAGCCTACAGCGGCAGGAAGCAGTGACATAACCGCTGTGGTCGGCGGAGTGGTGGGAGGAGTTGTAGGGGTGGTCATTGTCGTTGTGGTGGGAATTGTCATCATAGTGATTGCTGTACTGGTGTTCAAGAGCAGGAGAGAGAATTCGAAACTGGCCGTCCACAGAAGAACAAA ACCTGACCTACCACCAGTATCGCTAAAGGGTGTGGTTAATACTGGTGAGATACAATCATACGATATGATGGAAATGGGTCACGAATATGAGGAAGTGTCCAAGTTCCAACGAGCCGTTGATGGAGAGTATGAGATCATTGGAGCACCCTCACAGACAACTGGCTCAGATAGCAAGACTCCTATAAAGACTGAGTCatcaccacccactccacccactccacccacaccacaaccCTCAGAAGTGACTAAAGCTCCCGGAAATGATATTGAGTTTACAGAGTGCGTTGCTTACAGCACGACCACCCACAGTCGCCCCCCACAGCCTACAGGCTTATGA